CGTTGCCGCCGGTTGGCAGGAAAACAACATAGCACTGGAAGCTCAAAAAATCAGCCAACTCGGGCAGGTCCTCTACGAGAGAATTACAGTGCTGGCCAGGCACTTTGAGGACTTGCGTAAGCATCTGGAAAAATCCGTGGATGCTTACAATAAAACCGTCAGCTCTCTAGAATCTCGCGTATTACCGTCTGCTAGAAAATTCAAAGAAATGCACATCAAAAGCGAGCAAGAAATCCCGATTGCCCAACCGATTGACAAATTGCCAACCGCGCTCACTTCCGAAGTACAAACTTCGTAAGTTACTCCTCCAGCAAAAGTATCTCGATTTCTTCTTCCGATGCTCCTTTGTCGTTTAATAGTTGAACAATTTCCTTTTCATTCCAAATACCTTCCTTTACGGCTTGGCGTACCAGTGAAATTGTTGGCTTGTAAACAGATATTAATTCCTTTCCTGTGACTATCCGCTCAGGAATATTAGTCGTATTCAGGTTCACCGAATTATCGCTCATATTAACTTTTGTAGAAAACAGCGTAATCAAATTATTGAGACTAAAAGAGTTAAAATGCTTCTTAATCTTGTTTAAGAAAAACTCAGCTAGGCGATAGTCCAATATTTTTTGAAATACCTTTCCGTCGATAACCGGCATTGAGATAAAATTAATCATTAATTCCTCAGGGAGGATCTTGCTATCTATTGCATCAAACAAGACTTCTAGCAAACCACACAAACTCTCCTTACTATGTGCAACCGCAAGTTGATAAGGACAAAAACCATTCTGATCTTTGGCTCCAATCAAGTGAGGTATTAAGCTCTCTCTCATGTAGCCGCCTTTCAAAAAGCTTTTTTTCTCCAATTGCATCATGAAAGCCAGAAAATCGCTAAAGGCAACACCGAACACTCCTAATCCATGCCAAAAACCGCGACCACATTCCTCATCTTTTTTTGTGAATATTTTATCCAAAATATCGAATGCCTCAAATTTCGTAGCATCCAATTTAAAAACCTCTGCCATGATCTGAGCACAACAAAACAGAGCATACTCATCATGTGGTTTTTTTGAAATCAATGAATATTCACAACCCAATGCCATAATCCATGTTAAAAATTGCCCGGATATCGTTAATTCTGCCAAATCTTTATAGTACTCATCAAATGCCAATTTCATTTGCTTTTTCACAATTTTCTCGAATCCAATGCCATTAATACATTTAAGAAATTTCACATAGCCCAGCACAGATGTCTGCCGATCCATAAACATCCCAAGCCTATAATGTACTTCCATTACAGCTAATTGTAGGCATTTCCCAGGAGTACAGCTTTTTATATCCTCTGCAATCGCTGCCCAAAGAGACTTAAAGCAATCGGCATCAATACATCTCTGTACAACACTTTTCCCTGCCGCTTCCTTTGTCAAAAAATCAATCACCCAATCGACAGATAGGTATCCATCAGTGCATGCGTTCTGAATAAATTTAATCAGGCTATCAATATTTTTGCCCTCTGTAGCCGTCAAAAATAAGTTTTTTCCATCCTTACGCTCCTTACCTGAAAAATATATTAATTTATCATTAAAATATTCTTCAGTTAATGCTTGGGCATTGGTCAACCTCCTCAACACATTCAACCATACCCCTAAACCTCCGCTTTTGGCTATCGTTTGGTTTAAATCTGTTTTGGTTTCCTCACATATCGTCTTGATATAATCTTCAATAAACTTCTCACAGGCTTTTTGATCCCCAACCTTAAGAAGCGACAAATCGATATCCTCAATCTCGCCCAGTTCAGAATAGATTCTGTTTAATTGCTCATCTACCTTGCCATCATACAAGGCATCTAATGTACCGTAGATAACAGACTCAAAAATGACTATGAAATCCTTACGCTCGTCTTCACTCTCCTCATCACTTTCAATTTCCTCGCACTTGCGATCCATAAGTGGCAAACCATTAGTCGAAAACTCACCGTTACTTACATTTTTTCTCTTAGTTTCTTTTTCATCACAAATCGGTGTCTTGTCATCATAAACCCCACCAATTGGCCTCTTATTACCACTATACTTATCGTTAGGAAATCCTCCGCCTATACTATTATTATTCATACGCTCATATTTTATTAAAAACTCAAACTTGGTCAACGGGAAAACGAATGCGGCCATTCGCTACAGGAGCTACAGGATCTTCCGAATCCGCTCATTTCTTTCAGGCAAAAGATTGTTAACATATTCCATCGAAGCGCCTTTATCTTTCAATAATTTACGCACATCATCGACTGTCCAATAATTTCTTTCAACACCCACCCGGGCAAGAGATATAGTAGGTTTGGAATCCAGTAAATAATGATTAGAATACACGCCAGTAAGCATTCGGCGAGGAACACCTTCTGTATGCTCCGGCTCAAGGGAATCAATTTTCTTTAAAAATTTAATCTCGAAGAACCGCTTTAATTGATTTAAGTCAAAATCATTCCAATATTTTGGGATAGTCCTAAAAAAATCCTGCTCCAAACCTTCATTCATTATACGTGAAAATACATTTTGCTGTTTAAAACCCAAATGACCCGCATCCATAAAAATGAAGTCGCTAATGATTCCCGCGGGAAGTAATCTCGCATCAACCATTTTATATAGGCTACGTAGCAACATATCCAAACTGTCTTTACTATGCCGCACAGCCATCTGATAAGCATAAAAACCATTACTATCGGAATCCTTCATCAAGTAATGCAACAAGTGATCCTCAACATATCCTTTGCTCAAGAAACCTTCTTGTACCAAGTTAACGACAAAGTTTAAAAATCTACTAAATAATACGCCCTTACTAGCTAATGAGTGCCAAACGCTTTGCTTGCTCTCTGTTGTCATTTTAGAGAATATTGCCCTTAATACTGCTACGGCGTTACACTCTTTTTTATCCAGTTTGCAAATCTCTTGAATGATTTTTTCTAGTTTAAAATAGTCATATTCATTCAAGCCACCTTCTTTGGGCTCCATAAGAATTCCGATCACGGCACCCATCCATTCTTCAAAGGCTTTAGCAGGCTTCAATAGTTTTACGTACCCGGTTTCCTCAATAAACTGCAGTCGCATACTCTCCGCTTTAACAATTTCCCCGAGGCTATCACAACCTGTTAGTTTAAGATCCTTCATGTACTCCAATAGTGAAGTACTCCGCTTAGCTTCATTATGGTTAAACTCCACCGGCATAATAGCAAATCGGATGCACTTTTTCGGATCGATTGCTTTAATTTCTCTAACAAATTTACGGGCTAACCCTTTCCAAAAATCTCCAAACACACCTTGATCAATCGCCTTCTGTACAACGCTTTTGCCCTCTCCCTTTATTGGCATGGCGAGAAAATCCATCACCCACTCCAAGTCAAGGCAATGCTTGCTCACTGCTAAGGAAACATTTTCAAACAGATGAGAAAAATTTTTATGCTCGAGCGCATACATAAGAGCACTTTTTCCATCTTCATCTTCTTTAACAAGCTGTGGCATCAATTTTTTCTGACAATACCCTTCAGTCAAAACAGCTTCATACTCTAACCTCCCCAGAACCTCCAGCCAATACCCCAAATTACCAGCTTTCGCGATTTCCTGCAGAAAGTCAGTTTTATTTTCCTCATTTACCTCTGCAATATAATTTTCAATTCGCTCTTCGTAGAATCCCCTATCTTCTTCGTCTAAGTCGGCTACACAATGCTCGTCTAATTCATCCAAGTCTTGGTCAATTTCGTCCTTTTCATTCGCAAATTCACCCTCCAGAAGGAAATCTACAGATCGCTTGATAATAGCAACCACTAGCTCGGTCAGTTCAAGATCTAATCCTTTCTTATCACAGAGCTCATTTAATCCCATATCGTCAGAGATGCCAGATTTTTCTTCACTTACCTCAACAGATTTACTCTCACGATTAAAAATGTTTTTCTCCTCGAAGGTACTATCGAACTTCTTCTTCTTACCGTTATCTTTGTCGACAATTGTTAAACCAAGAACGCCCAATTCAAATACTTTTCTCTTCTTCGCCGTTGTATTAGATTTCTCCTTAAATCCTTCACTACTTACAACGTTATCGCGAACAAACCCACCCCTATTACTAGAGTTATGTTCTATTTTTTTATCCATTTAGAAATGGTAATAAACATCAATTAATAGTCAATAAAAAATCACCCACCTTCTCAAAGCATGTCGCCGCTACCTCAATCGCTAGCCTGAATCTCCACTTAACAAACGTCGTAACATATTAACTTCACGAAACTTGAGACACATCCAAAGAATCGACTTGCATTACGGATTATTTTCACCAATAAATACATTCTTAACCCCAACCAACAACCCAAATTCAGTGTAATGAAAAAACTACTCATCTTATTATCGTTAGTATTATCGTTAACAGTTGTATCCTTAAACGCGGAAAAACCTTCTCTTGAAAGTGTCTATGGAAAAGATTTTGATACGGATATTCGTAATTTTGCAGCTCAACTCGGCATGGCTATTCAATATTTCGAAACAGTAAAGAAGCAATATCCTGGCTCCGAAGATCAACTCCATGCATTCAAAGCGTTTATAGATTATACAAAATCTGAGATCCAAAAATCTTGCTATTACTATAACTGCTTTCCTAATCATTACCCTGATGAAATCATCTACCAGTTTAGCGCAGGCAAAGCAGCAGTCACACGTGTCGTGATTCCGCTTTACTCAGACGAACATCGTGAGATATTTATGAAAGAAAGAATTGAAGGCATAAAGAGCTTTCTCGTTAAATATAAGTCGTTCTTTGAAGCCCCTTCATCGCATAATTCAAGCGTAAAAGAACTCCTGACGCTCATCGACCCACAGTCCAGATCACACCCCTTTTCTAAGCTATTAACGGAGCTGGGTATATAACTAAGCTTCACCCACCACTAAACACAATTTTAAAACCCATTTTCTCCAAAATGGGTTTTATTCTTTCCCGCTGATCCCCTTGCATCTCCACACAATCTTCTTTAACCGTCCCCCCAACACCGCAATGTCCTTGCAGTTGTTTCAAAATCTCTTTCCTATCATCTTCCCCAAGCACTTGCATCCCTCGAATAACGGTCACGGTCTTCCCTCCACGGCCAGACTTCTCTCGTTTAACGTCCAATCGGCCGGAATATCGCTTCACATCGTTATTCTTCATTTCCTTGCCGGGAGTTACGTCAGGTAGTTCTGTCTTCTCTTTGCTAACGTTTTCAGGGAAAGCTACACCTAGCTGATCAAAGGGATTGTTCTGAAAGAGCGAATTATTTTTAGCCGTTTGAATTTTTTCTCTTTTCTTTCCCATTTTAATTCCCTATTTTTTTAGTTTCCTCAATCCAGGTCAGCGCTTTTTCATAACTCCTTCTTTCCAGAAAATGAACCAACCGCTTCGGCAAACAATCCCGCTTCTTCTGCACTATTTTATCCAAAGTCACAATCGCTCCCAACATCTCATCGGCATCTATTGTATTAGATTTTTTAATAATCTTCCCCAATTCGTATTCAATTTCCTTAATTTCCATAATTCCTCTATTAGATCAGGGGAGTTAATCTTGTGTAAACTAAAATTTCTTGCAATCCTTAACCTACTATCACCATCGAAGTTATAAAAACAATGAAAGCCCTCTCTTTTGCCAATCGTTGGAATGCTGATTTAATTGATGAAAATTACGCCACCTGGCTCAATCACCCCGAGGCGCTCTCCCTGGAGTGGCAGGCTTTCTTTGAGGGGTTTGAACTGGCTAAAACTCCCGTAAAGACGCGCGGAGTCGAGGTACTTACCTCAGAGGCCGCCGCCAAGGAAGCAAACATTATTGGCGCTATCTTCTCTTTCCGCTCTATGGGCCACACCCAGGCAAAAATCAACCCCCTAAACCCTACCCCCGAAAAAAATCCTCGGCTCTCACTCGAGCGTCTCGGCCTGGAAAGCGCCGATCTTGATAAAGAATTTCATACGGGTAACTACTTGGGCGGTGTCGTCATGTCTGCTCGGCAGATTCTCAAACAGCTCGAAGAAACGTACTGTGGCACCGTTGGTTGCGAATATCTCCACATCCAGGAAACCGCTAAACGTCGCTTCCTCCAGTCTGCCATGGAGCCTACGTTTAATAAGCCTAATTTCTCCCATGATAAAAAGGTCCAGATTTTGCGCATGATCAATAAGGCCGAAATCTTCGAGTCTTTCCTTCACACACGCTATGTCGGCCAAAAGCGTTTCTCATTAGAGGGGGGCGAAACATTAATCGCTTGTCTCGATAGCATCATCCAGGAATGTCCTAATCGGGGCGTTGAGGAAATTGTCATGGGCATGGCACACAGGGGTCGTCTTAATGTCTTGGCTAATATCATGGGCAAGTCTTATGACTTCATTTTTAAAGAGTTTACGGAAAATTATATCCCCGAAACCATCCATGGCGATGGCGATGTCAAATACCACTTGGGTTATGAAAACACCTACACCACCCATTCAGGGAAGGGTATCGATATCAAACTGGCTCCAAATCCTAGCCACTTAGAAGCGGTTAACCCGATTGTTGAGGGTATGACGCGCGCGCGTCAACGTATCCGCGGAGTAGAAGACAGGGGCAAGGTTCTTCCTATTTTAATCCATGGTGATGCCGCTCTCGCCGGTCAGGGAATCGTTGCGGAGGTCTTTAACATGGCTCGCTTAAAGGGTTATTCCACAGGGGGCACTATCCATATTGTTGTTAATAACCAGATTGGCTTCACCACAAGCCCAACGGAAAGCCGCTCCAGTCGCTATTGTACCGATGTCGCTAAAATGATTGAGGCTCCGGTCTTCCACGTGAATGGTGATGACCCGCTTTCCGTAGCAATGGTCGCTGAGCTGGCCTTAAAATACCGGCAAGAATTTAAGGACGATGTCGTCATCGATATCTACTGTTATCGTAAACATGGTCACAATGAGGCAGATGAGCCGTTCTTCACTCAGCCGCTCCTCTATAAACAAATTTCTCAACATAAGCCCATCAGCGAGGTGCTCACAAATGCTCTCGTGCAAGGGGGGTCCATCACCGAAGCCGAAGCTCAAGCGATCAAAAAGGAATTTGAGGATTCTCTAGATGACGCTTTCCATCGGGTCAAAAAGGGTGAGTCCCCTAAAGCCGCTCCCAAAACACAACGGCCGCCTCAACCTCCTTATTCTTTTGAGCCGACAAAAACGGGTGTCCCTAAAAACAAGCTGGAAAAGGTGGCGAAAGCACTCTCTTCCTTCCCGGACAATTTTCAACTTAATCCAAAAATCAAACGTCAGCTAGATAATAAATGGAAGGCTTTTGAATCAGGAGAGGGTGTCGATTGGGCGTTTGCGGAATCCCTCGCGTTTGGTTCGCTCATGCAGGAAAATATTCCCGTTCGTCTCTCTGGTCAGGATAGCGAGCGCGGCACGTTCAGCCAACGGCACGCTTGTTTTTATGATGTAGAAACGCACGAGCGCTATGTCCCGCTTATGCATATCGAAGCGGATCAAGCCATGTTCTGTGTCCATAACTCAAGTCTCTCAGAGGCTTCAATTCTTGGTTTCGATTATGGTTATTCGATAGACTACCCTCAAATGCTTTGCCTCTGGGAAGCCCAATTCGGCGACTTCGCCAACGGTGCTCAGGTGATTACAGATCAATTTATCGTCTGCGCGGAATCCAAATGGGGTGTCTTTAGTGGCATCACAATGCTGCTTCCTCATGGCTATGAGGGGCAAGGCCCAGAGCACTCTTCTGGCAGAATGGAGCGTTTCCTCCAACTGAGCGCGGAAAACAATATACAGGTCTGCAATGTCACCACACCGGCTCAATACTTCCATCTCTTGCGTCGCCAAATGCATCGTAAGTTTATCAAGCCGCTTGTGATAATGTCTCCCAAAAGCCTCCTCAGGCATAAGGAGTGCGTATCCACGATAGATGATTTATCTGGTAACACACATTTCCACACCGTGCTAGATGATCATTCCAGTAACACTAAGGCTGAACGTGTCATCTTCTGCTCCGGCAAAGTCTACTATGATCTCATGCACTTTAGAAATGAGCACGATGTCGATAACACCGCAATTGTCCGTATCGAGCAACTCTACCCGTTCGACCAGGAGCATTTCAACCAAATCGCCGGCAAATACAAAAAGGCAAAGGAATTCATCTGGTGCCAGGAAGAGCCTAAAAATATGGGCGCTTGGACTTACATTTCTCCTATATTGGAAGACAATTTAAAAAAGAAACCGCTCTTTGTAGGTAGAAAGGCTTCAGCAAGCCCAGCAACCGGTTCTTTAACTGTCCATAAAATGGAGCAGGAAATTATCCTGAAAGCCGCCTTTGGCCTATAACAATTAAACAAACAAAAGTAAAAGATCCTGAATTATTAATCATGGCAACAGAAGTCAAAATTCCAGCCCTTGGTGAATCTATCACCACTGGCATAATCGCAGCGTGGCACGTCAAAAATGGCGATGTCGTTAAAGCAGGTCAGCTCCTCTATGATCTGGAGACGGATAAAATCACATCCGAGGGCCATGCAGAGGTCTCTGGTAAAATCAAGCTCCTGGCCAATGAGGGTGATGAGGTCAATATCGGCCAAGCCGTTGCTTCGATTGATGAATCTGTTCAATCCCCTCGAGTAGATACCCAAAGCGGTCTTCCTAGCGCAGCGGATAAAAAGCCATCGGCAGAAGAAGAAAAACCGCTCTCCCCAGCTGTCCGCCGTCTTTCCGAAGAAACACATATCGATCCCGCAATGCTAATGGGCTCGGGTAAAGGTGGTCGTGTCACTAAGGGCGATATGCTTGCGGCCACACATCCTACTAATCACGAAATTCCTCGCAGACCTGAAGGCGCCACGTCAGCACCAATCGCCGCAGCCGCTCCTAAAAGAGAAGCGGGAGAGCGGACAAGTCGTAAAAAAATGTCTCCCATGCGCGCTCGCATCGCCCAACGGCTTGTTCAGGCCAAGGAGGAAGCAGCCATGCTCACCACTTTCAATGAGGTGGATATGAGCCATGTCATGGAAACGCGTAAAAAATATCAGGACGAGTTTACTAAAAAGCATAACACCAAGCTCGGTTTCATGTCTTTCTTCATCAAGGCTACGGTTAAAGCATTACAGGATGTACCTGAAATTAATGCCCAGCTTGACGGCGATTATATCGTCCAAAACCATTTCTATGACATTGGCGTAGCAGTCGGTGGCGCTAAGGGTCTTGTCGTACCTGTCATCCGCGATTGTGATCATCTCGCATTCCACGAGGTGGAGCAATCTCTTGTGAATTACGCTAAAAAGGCTCGTGAGGGTAAAATCACAATTGATGATATGCAGGGTGGCGTATTCACTATTTCCAATGGTGGCATCTACGGCTCCATGCTCTCTACGCCTATTATCAACCCACCTCAAAGCGCTATCCTTGGCATGCACGCCATCAAGGAAAGAGCTGTCGTGGTAAATGGTAACATCGTCATCCGGCCTATGATGTACCTGGCTCTGTCTTACGACCACCGTATCGTAGACGGCAAGGAGGCAGTCACGTTCCTAAATAAGATCAAGGAAAGCATTGAAGACCCTGCTCGCATCCTCTACCAAATCTAATCACAACCGTTAAATCCATTAAAACAAGAGTAATAAATGTCTGATAAAAATCATTCTTACGATGTCGTTGTCATTGGCGCAGGCCCAGGAGGCTATGTTGCCGCCATTCGCGCAGCCCAGCTCGGCCTCAAAACCGCTTTAGTAGATAAATCCAGCCATCTTGGCGGCACCTGTCTCAACGTAGGCTGCATTCCTAGCAAGGCGCTCTTGCACTCCACCGAAGTCTATCATGACCTTCTTCATAAAAAGGAACAATACGGCATCAAGGCAGACAATATCTCCGCGGACGTTTCCGCTTTAATGAAAAATAAGGATTCGGTGGTTACTAAGCTCACCGGCGGTATCAACCAGCTCATCAAGGCTAATAAAGTCGCTCTCTTCGTCGGCGAGGCAAAATTCCTCAACGTCCAGGAAATCGAGGTCAAGGGCAAGGATAACGTAAAGCTTACCGCCCAAAACATTATCATCGCGACAGGTTCTACGTCTATCGAACTTCCTTTCATGAAGTTTGATGGCAAAAAAATCGTCTCTAGTGACGATGCAATCGCTTTCACAGAGGTTCCTAAAAAACTCGTTGTCGTAGGCGCAGGGGCAATCGGCCTCGAGCTGGGTTCCGTCTGGCAACGTCTGGGCTCAGATGTTACTGTAGTAGAGCTCTTAACTAAAGTGGCTCCTACCTTTGATGATGATATTTCTAAACACGCAGAACGTTTCTTTAAACGCCAGGGCATGAAATTTGAACTCGGCGCTAAAGTCACCGGCTACAAGGAAAAGGGCTCCGAGGTCGTTCTCACCGCAGAAAAAGACGGCAAAACTCTCGAATTTCCGGCAGACAAAATTCTCGTGGCTGTTGGCAGAAAGCCTTTCACCGAGGGGCTCGGCCTCGATAACGTTGGCGTTAAGCTCGATGAGCGTAAGCGTGTTATCGTAAATAAAAAATACCAAACTTCTATTCCCATGATCTATGCGATCGGAGATGTCACCCCGGGCCCTATGCTGGCTCATAAAGCTGAGGACGAAGGGGTAGCCGTTGCTGAAATTATCGCCGGCAAAG
This is a stretch of genomic DNA from Verrucomicrobia bacterium CG1_02_43_26. It encodes these proteins:
- a CDS encoding 2-oxoglutarate dehydrogenase E1 component, which gives rise to MKALSFANRWNADLIDENYATWLNHPEALSLEWQAFFEGFELAKTPVKTRGVEVLTSEAAAKEANIIGAIFSFRSMGHTQAKINPLNPTPEKNPRLSLERLGLESADLDKEFHTGNYLGGVVMSARQILKQLEETYCGTVGCEYLHIQETAKRRFLQSAMEPTFNKPNFSHDKKVQILRMINKAEIFESFLHTRYVGQKRFSLEGGETLIACLDSIIQECPNRGVEEIVMGMAHRGRLNVLANIMGKSYDFIFKEFTENYIPETIHGDGDVKYHLGYENTYTTHSGKGIDIKLAPNPSHLEAVNPIVEGMTRARQRIRGVEDRGKVLPILIHGDAALAGQGIVAEVFNMARLKGYSTGGTIHIVVNNQIGFTTSPTESRSSRYCTDVAKMIEAPVFHVNGDDPLSVAMVAELALKYRQEFKDDVVIDIYCYRKHGHNEADEPFFTQPLLYKQISQHKPISEVLTNALVQGGSITEAEAQAIKKEFEDSLDDAFHRVKKGESPKAAPKTQRPPQPPYSFEPTKTGVPKNKLEKVAKALSSFPDNFQLNPKIKRQLDNKWKAFESGEGVDWAFAESLAFGSLMQENIPVRLSGQDSERGTFSQRHACFYDVETHERYVPLMHIEADQAMFCVHNSSLSEASILGFDYGYSIDYPQMLCLWEAQFGDFANGAQVITDQFIVCAESKWGVFSGITMLLPHGYEGQGPEHSSGRMERFLQLSAENNIQVCNVTTPAQYFHLLRRQMHRKFIKPLVIMSPKSLLRHKECVSTIDDLSGNTHFHTVLDDHSSNTKAERVIFCSGKVYYDLMHFRNEHDVDNTAIVRIEQLYPFDQEHFNQIAGKYKKAKEFIWCQEEPKNMGAWTYISPILEDNLKKKPLFVGRKASASPATGSLTVHKMEQEIILKAAFGL
- a CDS encoding dihydrolipoamide succinyltransferase, whose amino-acid sequence is MATEVKIPALGESITTGIIAAWHVKNGDVVKAGQLLYDLETDKITSEGHAEVSGKIKLLANEGDEVNIGQAVASIDESVQSPRVDTQSGLPSAADKKPSAEEEKPLSPAVRRLSEETHIDPAMLMGSGKGGRVTKGDMLAATHPTNHEIPRRPEGATSAPIAAAAPKREAGERTSRKKMSPMRARIAQRLVQAKEEAAMLTTFNEVDMSHVMETRKKYQDEFTKKHNTKLGFMSFFIKATVKALQDVPEINAQLDGDYIVQNHFYDIGVAVGGAKGLVVPVIRDCDHLAFHEVEQSLVNYAKKAREGKITIDDMQGGVFTISNGGIYGSMLSTPIINPPQSAILGMHAIKERAVVVNGNIVIRPMMYLALSYDHRIVDGKEAVTFLNKIKESIEDPARILYQI
- a CDS encoding dihydrolipoyl dehydrogenase, translating into MSDKNHSYDVVVIGAGPGGYVAAIRAAQLGLKTALVDKSSHLGGTCLNVGCIPSKALLHSTEVYHDLLHKKEQYGIKADNISADVSALMKNKDSVVTKLTGGINQLIKANKVALFVGEAKFLNVQEIEVKGKDNVKLTAQNIIIATGSTSIELPFMKFDGKKIVSSDDAIAFTEVPKKLVVVGAGAIGLELGSVWQRLGSDVTVVELLTKVAPTFDDDISKHAERFFKRQGMKFELGAKVTGYKEKGSEVVLTAEKDGKTLEFPADKILVAVGRKPFTEGLGLDNVGVKLDERKRVIVNKKYQTSIPMIYAIGDVTPGPMLAHKAEDEGVAVAEIIAGKAGHVNYTAIPNVIYTDPEIASVGISEQEAKAEGIPVSIGKFPFSANGRALASGYPDGMVKVIACAKNDTLLGVQIIGHNASELIAAAVTHMEYRGSAEDMARTATAHPTLGEALKEAAMAVEKRSIHSM